The following are encoded in a window of Paenibacillaceae bacterium GAS479 genomic DNA:
- a CDS encoding carbohydrate ABC transporter substrate-binding protein, CUT1 family yields the protein MKKLNKMVSVVCATCLLGMIAAGCSSGEAGNNSSNSSGAKSNAKPVTYSMFFNYGIPEFPDNGGEAKAKIIAQMEKAGVQGIDYKISMISGDEYKTKLNLLISSGEIPDYFNVDTTQLAMYVSQGLLRPLDDLLAKAPNLMKFIPKERFEGVTFDGKIYAIPQGVRPESFNSPNTAGLLVRQDWLDNLGLKQPTTLDELHNVLKAFTHDDPDKNGQDDTYGLGGNKSTVFNTVFGAYGIGLMSGSIFWTEKDGRIVKSFVTPEAKQALAVLQQWYKEGLIDPEFPVMEPKQGDARVINSKVGVFEGEAFGVNAIGGGYYTSLLKVLPTAKITMINRITGPDGKKGWPEVNPYSGGALRAISADAKDPERLIQMLDWSVSDDSNGGVNLLTYGEENVDYTFDEAKNLITQKTSYSDLYAKGFSNPVRFVQVTDRRWTDDAVRAALEIASSDIVKNQLWKTVPAELDYPDLEKKLWTEYFVKIVTGVWPVDRFDEFVQNYYQQGGQKIEQQANEEWQKSKN from the coding sequence ATGAAAAAGTTGAACAAAATGGTGTCCGTTGTATGTGCGACTTGTTTACTAGGAATGATTGCCGCTGGCTGCTCATCCGGTGAAGCAGGAAATAATTCGTCCAATTCCTCCGGCGCAAAATCGAATGCCAAGCCAGTTACTTATAGTATGTTTTTCAACTATGGGATTCCGGAGTTTCCGGACAATGGCGGGGAAGCGAAAGCCAAGATTATCGCCCAAATGGAAAAGGCAGGGGTGCAGGGCATCGATTATAAAATCAGCATGATTTCTGGCGATGAGTACAAAACAAAGCTGAATCTATTGATTTCCTCTGGTGAAATCCCTGATTATTTCAATGTGGACACAACGCAGCTCGCGATGTATGTCAGTCAAGGCCTGCTGAGGCCGCTGGACGATCTGCTCGCTAAAGCTCCGAATTTGATGAAATTCATTCCGAAAGAGCGCTTTGAAGGGGTAACCTTTGACGGTAAAATCTACGCAATTCCACAGGGCGTAAGACCGGAATCGTTCAACTCCCCCAATACGGCTGGCCTGCTCGTTCGGCAGGATTGGCTGGATAACCTGGGATTGAAGCAGCCAACTACATTGGATGAATTGCACAATGTATTGAAGGCTTTTACACATGATGATCCTGACAAAAACGGCCAGGACGATACTTATGGGCTAGGCGGCAATAAATCCACGGTGTTTAATACCGTATTTGGCGCTTATGGAATCGGTTTGATGTCAGGTTCGATTTTCTGGACGGAGAAGGATGGCAGAATCGTAAAAAGCTTTGTTACGCCGGAAGCGAAACAAGCGCTTGCCGTTCTGCAGCAATGGTATAAAGAAGGGCTGATTGATCCTGAATTCCCGGTCATGGAACCGAAACAAGGAGACGCCCGAGTTATTAATTCCAAAGTAGGCGTTTTTGAAGGGGAGGCTTTTGGCGTAAATGCAATTGGCGGCGGTTATTACACTTCGCTCCTGAAGGTGCTGCCAACGGCTAAAATAACGATGATTAACCGTATTACAGGTCCGGACGGCAAAAAGGGTTGGCCGGAAGTTAACCCGTACTCAGGCGGAGCGCTTCGCGCGATCAGCGCCGATGCCAAAGATCCAGAAAGGTTAATTCAGATGCTGGATTGGTCGGTTAGTGATGATTCTAACGGCGGCGTAAATCTACTGACTTACGGAGAAGAGAACGTCGACTATACGTTTGATGAAGCGAAAAATTTAATTACTCAAAAAACCTCTTACTCGGATTTGTACGCAAAAGGATTTTCCAATCCGGTTCGCTTCGTTCAAGTAACGGATCGCCGCTGGACGGATGATGCCGTGCGCGCCGCGCTCGAGATTGCATCATCAGATATAGTAAAAAATCAGTTGTGGAAAACGGTACCGGCCGAGCTGGATTATCCTGATCTGGAGAAAAAATTGTGGACCGAATACTTCGTTAAAATAGTAACTGGCGTTTGGCCAGTTGATAGATTCGATGAATTCGTGCAAAATTATTATCAGCAAGGCGGTCAAAAAATAGAGCAGCAGGCTAACGAAGAATGGCAGAAGTCCAAAAACTAA
- a CDS encoding putative aldouronate transport system permease protein, whose amino-acid sequence MIRKGWGERIFEAGNMLFLALLSLVTLYPLWHEISISLSSAAGAMKGGLFLFPRGFTLDAYKSVLSSSFIWLAYRNSIIVAVVGTILHVLFTATTAYALNKRSLPGVKAMTLLLIFTMIFSGGMIPTYLLVKSLGLTNTLWALMLPGMISAFNVIVMQSFMRTIPEEVEESASIDGANPLRIFFTIILPLCKPVIATIALWECVGLWNNFMQALIYLNDKKLFTLPLLLKEIIAGQQLATDTGQFTTFAAESAIAATVIVSIVPILAVYPFLQKYFMKGTMLGSVKS is encoded by the coding sequence GTGATTCGAAAAGGCTGGGGTGAGCGCATATTTGAAGCGGGCAATATGCTGTTTTTGGCACTGCTGAGCTTGGTGACGCTTTATCCATTATGGCATGAAATATCCATTTCTCTCAGTTCTGCTGCTGGTGCGATGAAAGGTGGGTTATTCCTTTTCCCCAGGGGTTTTACATTGGATGCTTACAAAAGTGTGTTGAGCTCAAGCTTTATATGGCTGGCTTATCGAAACAGCATTATCGTTGCCGTAGTAGGCACCATTCTTCATGTGTTGTTTACAGCAACGACAGCGTATGCGCTCAATAAGCGAAGTTTGCCGGGTGTGAAGGCCATGACGCTGCTGCTTATTTTTACGATGATTTTTAGTGGCGGGATGATTCCGACCTATCTGCTTGTGAAAAGTCTTGGTTTGACCAACACCCTTTGGGCGCTTATGCTTCCAGGAATGATTTCGGCTTTCAACGTAATCGTGATGCAGAGCTTCATGCGGACCATTCCAGAAGAAGTAGAGGAATCAGCCTCGATAGATGGGGCCAACCCGTTGCGTATTTTCTTCACGATTATTTTACCGCTGTGTAAACCTGTTATCGCCACGATTGCCTTGTGGGAATGCGTCGGGTTATGGAACAACTTTATGCAGGCCCTCATTTATTTAAACGATAAAAAGCTGTTCACGCTGCCCTTGCTCCTGAAAGAAATAATCGCGGGCCAGCAGCTCGCGACCGATACCGGTCAGTTTACAACGTTTGCCGCTGAATCTGCGATTGCCGCAACCGTCATTGTGTCGATCGTTCCTATTCTTGCCGTCTATCCGTTTTTGCAGAAGTATTTTATGAAAGGCACGATGCTGGGCTCGGTCAAATCCTAA